The window GCGATCACCCCGTAGGTCGTCAGGGCCCCCAGAAGGATCCAGCGGGCGGTGATCACCAGGCCGACTCTCTTCCTGTGCTCGTGGAAAAGCTCCAGTTCCTCGGTCGTGGGGGCATCCCCGGAGAAAAACGTCATCTTCCTCCACCTCTCCCGGGGGGAAACACCCCGGTGCGGCAATGGCTCGCTCGGCATCTCATTCCCCCTATCGGATCGCAGGAACCGATTTTCCCCCTCTTCCGCTGCGATGGCAATCCCTCGCGGGAAATTCCCTCCCGCCACCCGCCTCCCGCGCGAACCGGCGGGCGGCCCGTCCCGTGGAGAGCCCCTCTCCTTCGGCCCCCGGGCAACCGCGCGCGGGGGGCTCCTCCCGGGACGTGATCACAGTTGTTCCCCCAGGATCCCCCCACGCCCGCGGCGTTTCGACTCGTACATCAGCCGGTCGGCGACGTTCAGGATGGTGCCCCGTTCCGTCGAATCCGGGAGACAGGCCGCGTATCCGATGCTGGCGGTAAAGGAAATCGTCGTCCCCTTCTCGGTGTCGAATCGAACCTGGGCGATCCCCGCCGCGATGCGCCCCGCGATGGCGGACGTCGCCGCGAGGTCCGTCTCGGGAAGGATCACGGCGAACTCGTCCCCCCCGTAGCGGGCAGCCACGTCGCTTTTCCGCAGATGCGCGCACAGAACGCCCGCCGTCATCATGAGGATGCGGTCCCCGACGAGATGGCCGTGCCTGTCGTTGATTTCCTTGAAGCCGTCGAGATCCAGCATGATCACCGAGAGGGTGCGACCGTGCCGCGCCGCCCTCTCCAGCTCGATCTGCAGTCTCGTTTGAAACGCCCCGTGGTTGTGCAGGAGGGTCAGGGAATCCTTGTCCGCGAGCGTTTTCGCGAAGTCGAAGAGTTCGGCGTTCTCCACCGCGATCGCGATGTAGGTGGCCAGCACCCGAATCGTCGCCAGCGAATCCCCGTGGAATGCGTTCGGTTCCGGATGGTTCACGTTCAGGATGCCGATCCCCTTGCCCTTCGACAGGAGGGGGACGGAGATGAAGGAGCGCACCTCCGGCTTTTCCCCGTTGTAGTAGCGGAAGTCCGGGGTGGAGCGCACGTCCGGGAGGTAGATCGCCTCCCCCGACTCGAACACCTTCCACGAAACCCCTTCTCCGCGGCCGATGGTGAACTCGGAAGGAACGGAGGAAGGCATCCCCGCGGAGGCCCGGCACACGAGATTCCCGGATTCCGGATGGTAGAGAAAAACGCAGAAGTCATTCAGCCCCAGCGCATTCATGACCCGTTCGGGGATGATGCGGAAGAGCTCCTCGATGTCCAACGTGCCGGCGATCGCCGTGGAGACCTCGTAAATGGACCGGAGATCCTGGATCTTGGCCTCGAGGTTCGACTGGGTCTCCT is drawn from Candidatus Deferrimicrobiaceae bacterium and contains these coding sequences:
- a CDS encoding diguanylate cyclase → MFLDRTVFRPADRWTREVSSGAGGVLPAGEGLFSPLHAVVSARVGRELAALGEEIRERDRKLRQFELLRRELEETQSNLEAKIQDLRSIYEVSTAIAGTLDIEELFRIIPERVMNALGLNDFCVFLYHPESGNLVCRASAGMPSSVPSEFTIGRGEGVSWKVFESGEAIYLPDVRSTPDFRYYNGEKPEVRSFISVPLLSKGKGIGILNVNHPEPNAFHGDSLATIRVLATYIAIAVENAELFDFAKTLADKDSLTLLHNHGAFQTRLQIELERAARHGRTLSVIMLDLDGFKEINDRHGHLVGDRILMMTAGVLCAHLRKSDVAARYGGDEFAVILPETDLAATSAIAGRIAAGIAQVRFDTEKGTTISFTASIGYAACLPDSTERGTILNVADRLMYESKRRGRGGILGEQL